From one Microlunatus sp. Gsoil 973 genomic stretch:
- a CDS encoding secernin-2, translating into MATSSPSWSCDSFVVMPDAAATGRLLFGKNSDRPARECQPLRRVAARSGGGTLQLAYLRIPDADLTYDHVASSPYWCWGHEIAMNSRGVVIGNEALFTRDLAATAAADRRAVSGGAERPVPGLLGMELLRLGVERGGTAAEAVEVITGMLERYGQWGAGTTDRDRASAAYDNAYAIADSQDAYVLETTGRDWAVRRVQSGTAAISNEPTIRTDWTGVSSGLENRARSNRWPGTGSRLDVAEAITDPGTPLQVSHIRLQRSRQLLDSAATTGGVDWAAARGVLSDHYEQTFLSGPAFNAARPDFLTLCMHASPAGFTWGNTAASVIAVPGARQPYWWWAATTPCTSIYLPVAVVGSRLPAGLEHAGTAADAGPDPESAALDEPVPGSYWWTFQLLLEAVCGDHDGVCYADRQPRVRRAFDPLQAEFLAAADDLDRAGAGAPAWDGLTRECAEAAQHAAQQLLAEFSPGSVPSVRG; encoded by the coding sequence ATGGCAACATCGTCGCCCAGTTGGAGCTGTGACAGCTTCGTCGTCATGCCGGATGCGGCTGCCACCGGCCGGCTGCTCTTCGGTAAGAACAGCGATCGACCGGCACGCGAGTGTCAGCCGCTGCGACGCGTCGCGGCTCGGTCCGGCGGCGGTACGTTGCAGCTGGCGTACCTGAGGATTCCCGACGCTGACCTGACCTACGACCACGTCGCCTCGTCGCCCTATTGGTGTTGGGGCCACGAGATCGCGATGAACTCACGGGGTGTGGTGATCGGCAACGAGGCGCTGTTCACCCGCGACCTGGCAGCGACCGCCGCCGCCGATCGGCGGGCCGTGTCCGGAGGCGCCGAGCGGCCGGTGCCCGGCCTGCTGGGCATGGAGTTGCTCAGGCTCGGCGTGGAACGCGGCGGCACGGCGGCTGAGGCCGTTGAGGTGATCACCGGGATGCTCGAGCGGTACGGGCAGTGGGGTGCCGGCACCACCGATCGGGATCGCGCGTCGGCCGCCTACGACAACGCCTACGCGATCGCCGACTCACAGGACGCCTATGTCCTGGAAACCACCGGACGGGACTGGGCCGTGCGACGCGTACAGTCGGGCACGGCCGCGATCTCCAACGAACCGACCATTCGGACCGACTGGACCGGAGTCTCCAGCGGGCTGGAGAACCGGGCGCGGTCGAATCGTTGGCCGGGCACGGGCTCCCGCCTGGACGTCGCCGAAGCGATCACCGATCCCGGGACGCCGCTGCAGGTGTCCCACATCCGGCTGCAGCGATCGCGGCAGTTGCTCGACTCGGCCGCAACCACGGGCGGCGTCGACTGGGCCGCTGCCCGCGGGGTCCTGTCCGATCACTATGAGCAGACCTTCCTTTCCGGTCCGGCCTTCAATGCAGCCCGACCGGACTTCCTCACCCTGTGCATGCACGCCAGTCCCGCAGGGTTCACCTGGGGCAACACCGCCGCCTCGGTGATTGCCGTGCCGGGCGCCAGGCAGCCCTACTGGTGGTGGGCTGCCACCACGCCGTGTACCAGCATCTACCTCCCGGTCGCTGTCGTCGGGTCGAGACTGCCTGCCGGTTTGGAGCATGCGGGAACAGCCGCGGACGCCGGTCCGGATCCGGAGTCGGCGGCTCTCGACGAGCCGGTGCCCGGGTCCTACTGGTGGACCTTCCAGCTGCTGCTCGAGGCTGTCTGCGGCGATCATGACGGAGTCTGCTACGCCGACCGGCAACCCAGGGTGCGCCGAGCCTTCGATCCGTTGCAGGCAGAGTTTCTGGCCGCCGCCGATGATCTTGACCGCGCCGGCGCCGGGGCACCGGCCTGGGACGGTCTGACCCGAGAATGCGCAGAGGCCGCACAGCACGCCGCCCAGCAACTGCTCGCTGAGTTCAGTCCTGGATCGGTGCCGTCCGTCCGCGGGTGA
- a CDS encoding M55 family metallopeptidase yields MRVWISLDMEGVAGIVDWEQCRPGHPGYATGCELLQAEVNAAIDGALEGGATEIVLNDSHGRMANLDPRKVNGNARYISGRHKPLYMMQGLDGTFDAIFFVGYHGSISGHPSTLSHTYNPEVIARAVLNGVEVGESGINALVAEHHRVPIALVTGDQVTWAETAPYASGAESVITKESITRGAANSLHPDESCRLIKEAAANAVGKVAAGSVPLPGITRPATLEVDLGTADMAEVATWIGGVERSDERQVRVAGEDLLSIFTRFVAVTYITRQAGGR; encoded by the coding sequence GTGAGGGTCTGGATATCACTGGACATGGAGGGCGTGGCCGGCATCGTCGACTGGGAGCAGTGCCGACCCGGCCATCCCGGCTACGCAACCGGTTGTGAGCTGCTGCAGGCCGAGGTCAACGCCGCGATCGACGGTGCTCTGGAAGGCGGCGCCACCGAGATCGTGCTCAACGACTCCCACGGCCGGATGGCCAACCTCGATCCGCGCAAGGTCAACGGCAATGCCCGCTACATCTCCGGACGGCACAAGCCGCTGTACATGATGCAGGGCCTGGACGGAACCTTCGACGCAATCTTCTTCGTCGGCTATCACGGATCGATCTCCGGACATCCGTCCACGCTGTCCCACACCTACAACCCGGAGGTGATCGCCCGGGCGGTGCTCAACGGTGTCGAGGTGGGGGAGAGCGGGATCAACGCCCTGGTCGCCGAGCATCACCGTGTGCCGATCGCGCTGGTCACCGGTGATCAGGTCACCTGGGCCGAAACAGCACCGTACGCCTCCGGCGCGGAGTCGGTGATCACCAAGGAGTCGATCACCCGCGGCGCGGCGAACAGCTTGCATCCGGACGAGTCATGCCGGTTGATCAAGGAAGCTGCCGCGAACGCCGTAGGCAAGGTTGCGGCTGGATCCGTTCCGCTGCCCGGCATCACACGACCCGCGACCCTGGAAGTTGATCTTGGTACGGCGGACATGGCCGAGGTCGCAACCTGGATCGGCGGTGTCGAGCGCAGCGACGAACGTCAGGTACGGGTCGCCGGCGAGGACCTGCTGTCGATCTTCACCCGATTCGTGGCAGTCACCTACATCACTCGGCAGGCCGGCGGACGCTGA
- a CDS encoding N-acetylmannosamine-6-phosphate 2-epimerase has translation MSAPPIIERLRGGLIVSCQAYPGEPLRDPDTMRRMAQAAVLGGAVGIRAQGPDDLRLIHDVIEVPLIGLWKIGTSGVFITPTVDHGIQVAAAGADIIAIDGTRRPRPDGRSLAETITALHNRTGVLVLADVGDLDDGIASAEAGADLISTTLSGYTGSRHRTEGPDIALITELTGAVDVPVLAEGRIHTPDQARECIDAGAFAVVVGTAITHPTSITGWFAAAVKENQ, from the coding sequence ATGAGCGCGCCGCCGATCATCGAACGACTCCGCGGCGGGCTGATCGTTTCCTGCCAGGCCTACCCGGGCGAGCCCCTCCGGGATCCTGACACCATGCGCCGGATGGCCCAGGCCGCGGTACTCGGTGGGGCGGTAGGCATCCGGGCCCAAGGTCCGGACGATCTCCGCCTCATCCACGACGTGATCGAGGTCCCGCTGATCGGCCTGTGGAAGATCGGCACCTCCGGCGTCTTCATCACCCCAACCGTTGATCATGGAATCCAGGTCGCAGCGGCCGGCGCCGACATCATCGCGATCGACGGAACCCGACGCCCCAGGCCGGACGGCAGGTCACTGGCGGAGACGATCACGGCCCTGCACAACCGGACGGGCGTATTGGTGCTGGCTGACGTCGGTGATCTCGACGACGGCATCGCCAGTGCCGAGGCCGGCGCCGATCTGATCAGCACAACGCTGTCGGGCTACACCGGCAGCAGGCACCGTACGGAGGGACCGGACATTGCGCTGATCACGGAGTTGACCGGGGCGGTCGACGTACCGGTCCTTGCCGAGGGCAGGATTCACACCCCCGACCAGGCTCGGGAATGTATCGATGCCGGGGCCTTTGCCGTCGTGGTCGGGACAGCGATCACACACCCGACCAGCATCACCGGTTGGTTCGCAGCCGCCGTCAAGGAGAATCAGTGA
- a CDS encoding ROK family protein — MTAESPALGVDLGGSKIAVGLVDPGGRVLRRSVAPTPATEGRDAILATIRRLADEARADRPIVGIGIGSGGVIAGGVVTAGTGLLTGWVGTDLVGHFTRVFRGLGPQLVVTALNDVHAHGVGEAWCGAGAGRDHVLVVAAGTGLGGAVIEHGRPMTGAHGLAGHFGHIASPAAVGLPCSCGATGHLEAISSGYGIVQLYRSIGGDPTVTEAREVAGRSGFDGYADRAMQKSADALGAAVGDLVNIVDPDVVIISGGVAGAGTLWWNTLRAAAASAALPLVAETPIVPAQLGADAGIIGAARCTRDAVAAR, encoded by the coding sequence ATGACCGCGGAGTCGCCTGCCCTCGGCGTTGACCTCGGCGGGTCCAAGATCGCTGTCGGTCTGGTCGACCCGGGCGGTCGGGTGCTGCGCCGCTCCGTGGCTCCGACACCGGCCACGGAGGGGCGCGACGCGATCCTGGCAACGATCCGGCGGCTCGCCGACGAGGCGCGTGCCGACCGGCCGATCGTCGGCATCGGGATCGGCTCGGGCGGCGTGATCGCCGGAGGTGTGGTGACGGCCGGCACCGGCCTGCTGACCGGCTGGGTCGGAACCGATCTCGTCGGGCATTTCACCCGGGTCTTCCGCGGGTTGGGACCCCAGCTCGTGGTAACGGCCCTGAACGATGTCCACGCGCACGGGGTCGGAGAGGCCTGGTGCGGAGCCGGAGCCGGCCGAGACCACGTGCTGGTCGTCGCAGCCGGAACTGGTCTCGGCGGGGCCGTGATCGAGCATGGGCGGCCGATGACCGGGGCACACGGTCTCGCCGGACACTTCGGCCATATCGCCTCACCGGCAGCGGTCGGATTGCCGTGCAGTTGCGGTGCGACCGGTCACCTCGAGGCGATCTCCTCCGGCTACGGCATCGTGCAGCTGTATCGCAGCATCGGCGGTGACCCGACGGTCACCGAGGCGCGGGAGGTCGCCGGGCGGTCGGGATTCGACGGTTATGCTGACCGGGCCATGCAGAAGTCGGCGGACGCACTCGGTGCGGCAGTGGGAGACCTGGTCAACATCGTCGATCCCGATGTCGTGATCATTTCCGGTGGCGTGGCCGGTGCCGGGACGTTGTGGTGGAACACCCTGCGGGCTGCCGCCGCGTCGGCTGCCCTTCCTCTCGTCGCAGAAACGCCGATCGTCCCTGCACAGCTGGGCGCCGACGCCGGCATCATCGGCGCGGCGCGCTGCACTCGCGACGCGGTGGCGGCCCGATGA
- a CDS encoding nucleoside deaminase → MIGSQDWRRPMELALEQATIAATHQDVPIGAIVLDQRGRAVSSAGNERELAGDPTAHAEVLAIRRAAETIGSCRLDGHTLVVTLEPCTMCAGALVLARIGRLVFGAYDPKAGAIASLWDVVRDPRLNHRVEVVGGILEERCGDLIRDFFATRRDADA, encoded by the coding sequence GTGATCGGAAGCCAGGACTGGCGCCGGCCGATGGAGCTGGCCCTGGAGCAGGCGACGATCGCCGCCACTCACCAGGACGTCCCGATCGGTGCGATCGTTCTTGATCAGCGGGGCCGCGCGGTCTCGTCAGCCGGCAACGAGCGCGAGTTGGCCGGTGACCCGACCGCACACGCCGAGGTGCTGGCCATCCGTCGAGCCGCCGAGACGATCGGCAGCTGCCGGCTGGACGGACACACCCTGGTCGTCACCCTCGAACCGTGCACGATGTGTGCCGGGGCGTTGGTACTGGCCAGGATCGGTCGGTTGGTGTTCGGCGCCTACGATCCCAAGGCCGGCGCGATCGCCTCGCTCTGGGACGTGGTACGCGATCCCCGGCTCAACCACCGTGTCGAGGTCGTCGGAGGGATCCTCGAGGAGCGCTGTGGCGACCTGATCAGAGACTTCTTCGCCACCCGCCGCGACGCCGACGCCTGA
- a CDS encoding tRNA adenosine deaminase-associated protein — translation MADFNDDEYESFELDDEDPSEAASSRDLAEADDDPDTDDDDDDLDDLEDAEPEDVDFIVAAYREDGQSMVNALSEELANDLDELIVQLRRLPGDGGALGLVSLVGEVAVIVRVRGRHVQLLLNDSAAANDWPIARDVADYLGEDIPEDDEDEAEPIGDLGLLKDLGVSEFDLTALCDDLDIGSDQLLTEVAEKIKIGAQFRKVVEAEFGD, via the coding sequence GTGGCCGATTTCAACGACGACGAGTACGAGTCATTCGAGCTCGACGACGAGGATCCGAGCGAGGCCGCATCCAGCCGTGACCTGGCCGAGGCCGACGACGACCCCGACACTGACGACGACGATGACGATCTTGATGATCTTGAGGACGCCGAGCCGGAGGACGTCGACTTCATCGTCGCCGCCTACCGCGAGGACGGCCAGAGCATGGTCAACGCGTTGTCCGAGGAGCTGGCGAATGATCTTGACGAGCTGATCGTGCAGCTGCGGCGGCTGCCCGGCGACGGAGGTGCGCTGGGTCTGGTCAGCCTGGTGGGCGAGGTCGCCGTCATCGTCCGGGTCCGCGGCCGGCACGTCCAGTTGCTGCTCAACGACAGCGCCGCAGCCAATGACTGGCCGATCGCCCGTGACGTCGCCGACTATCTCGGTGAAGACATCCCGGAAGATGACGAAGACGAGGCCGAACCGATCGGCGATCTGGGACTCCTCAAGGATCTCGGGGTGTCCGAGTTCGACCTGACCGCGCTGTGCGACGACCTGGACATCGGCAGTGATCAACTGCTGACCGAGGTTGCCGAGAAGATCAAGATCGGTGCCCAGTTCCGCAAGGTCGTCGAGGCCGAATTCGGCGACTGA
- the upp gene encoding uracil phosphoribosyltransferase, with translation MKLLAVDHPLVSHKLTVLRDRDTDSPTFRRLTEELVTLLAYEATRDIRVSPHTVRTPVAAAEGVRLSLPRPLVVPILRAGLGMLEGMTRLMPSAEVGFVGMVRNEETLQPTTYAERLPEDLSGRQCYVLDPMLATGGTLAATVRFLVDRGADHITCICLLAAPEGLHRMEQLLDDLNVPCTVVVAGVDERLNEKGYIVPGLGDAGDRLYGVVDH, from the coding sequence GTGAAGCTGCTCGCCGTCGACCATCCACTGGTCAGTCACAAGCTGACCGTGCTTCGTGACCGGGACACCGACTCGCCCACCTTCCGGCGGCTGACCGAAGAGTTGGTCACGCTGCTCGCCTACGAGGCGACCCGCGACATCCGGGTGTCTCCCCACACGGTCCGGACCCCGGTCGCGGCTGCCGAGGGCGTCCGCCTGTCACTACCGCGCCCGTTGGTGGTGCCGATCCTGCGCGCCGGCCTGGGAATGCTGGAAGGCATGACCCGGCTGATGCCGTCGGCCGAGGTGGGGTTCGTCGGCATGGTCCGCAACGAGGAGACCCTGCAGCCGACGACCTATGCCGAGCGGTTGCCGGAGGACCTGTCCGGCCGACAGTGCTACGTACTGGATCCGATGTTGGCCACCGGCGGCACGTTGGCGGCAACCGTACGGTTCCTGGTTGATCGGGGCGCCGACCACATCACCTGCATCTGCCTGCTCGCCGCGCCCGAGGGCCTGCACCGGATGGAGCAGCTGCTGGACGATCTCAACGTGCCGTGCACGGTGGTGGTCGCCGGCGTCGACGAACGACTCAATGAGAAGGGCTACATCGTGCCGGGACTCGGCGATGCCGGCGACCGCCTGTACGGCGTGGTCGATCACTGA
- a CDS encoding MFS transporter, which translates to MSDVQIPEPTPVLTPPRTVTRWPWIVAGASFLTLVGAAGFRSVPAVLMDSLQTEFGWGRGTIGFAVSVNLLLFGGFAPFAAALMERFGIRRVAGFALLTIAVGSGAAVFVTQAWQLVLLWGFVVGLGSGSIALSFAALITGRWFLRRAGLVTGVLTAGSSTGQLIFLPVLSRLNEHVGWRTAALTAAGAALVAMAIAIAGIRNRPADLGLTPFGAPAEYVVPQVAAEASSQGSLQRALTVLARCARRPAFWLLAGSFAICGMSTNGLIQTHFVPAAHDHGMPPTTAAGLLAVVGIFDIVGTIASGFFSDRVDARLLLVIYYTLRGLSLYALPELLGPSAEPSTWVFIIFYGLDWVATVPPTIALCRRHFGSDAPVAFGWVFAGHQVGAAVAATGAGVIRDRMGDYQLAWLLAGSLCLAAAVMSIMVGRARQRVPVLA; encoded by the coding sequence ATGTCGGACGTGCAGATTCCCGAGCCGACCCCCGTGCTGACGCCACCCCGGACCGTTACCCGCTGGCCGTGGATCGTTGCCGGCGCCTCCTTCCTCACCCTGGTCGGCGCCGCCGGCTTCCGGTCGGTGCCCGCAGTCCTGATGGATTCGCTGCAGACCGAGTTCGGCTGGGGCCGCGGGACGATCGGGTTCGCGGTATCGGTGAATCTGCTGCTCTTCGGCGGCTTCGCACCCTTCGCCGCCGCATTGATGGAGCGGTTCGGCATCCGCCGGGTGGCCGGCTTCGCGCTGCTGACGATCGCCGTCGGGTCCGGCGCCGCGGTGTTCGTGACACAGGCCTGGCAGTTGGTGCTGCTGTGGGGATTCGTGGTCGGCCTCGGCAGCGGTTCGATCGCGCTCAGTTTCGCCGCGTTGATCACGGGACGGTGGTTCCTGCGCCGGGCCGGACTGGTCACCGGCGTGCTGACCGCGGGCAGTTCGACCGGTCAGTTGATCTTCCTGCCTGTGCTGTCCCGGCTGAACGAGCACGTCGGCTGGCGAACCGCCGCGCTCACTGCCGCGGGCGCCGCCCTGGTCGCGATGGCGATCGCGATCGCCGGGATCCGCAACCGGCCGGCAGATCTCGGACTGACGCCCTTCGGCGCGCCCGCCGAGTATGTCGTGCCTCAGGTCGCAGCCGAGGCATCATCCCAGGGTTCGCTGCAGCGGGCGCTGACGGTCCTTGCCCGCTGCGCGCGGCGACCCGCGTTCTGGTTGTTGGCGGGCTCGTTCGCGATCTGCGGGATGAGCACCAACGGGCTCATCCAGACCCATTTCGTGCCTGCTGCCCATGACCACGGAATGCCGCCGACGACGGCCGCGGGCCTGCTGGCGGTGGTCGGCATCTTCGACATCGTCGGCACGATCGCCTCCGGCTTCTTCTCCGATCGGGTCGACGCCCGTCTGCTGCTGGTCATCTACTACACGCTGCGTGGGCTGTCGCTGTACGCCCTGCCCGAACTGCTCGGTCCCAGCGCGGAACCGTCGACGTGGGTGTTCATCATCTTCTACGGACTGGACTGGGTGGCGACGGTTCCGCCGACGATCGCGTTGTGCCGTCGGCATTTTGGTTCCGATGCGCCGGTGGCGTTCGGCTGGGTCTTCGCCGGACACCAGGTCGGCGCCGCGGTCGCCGCGACCGGAGCGGGCGTCATCCGGGACCGGATGGGTGATTACCAGTTGGCCTGGTTGCTCGCCGGGTCGCTGTGCCTGGCGGCCGCGGTGATGTCGATCATGGTCGGCCGGGCCAGGCAACGGGTTCCGGTCCTCGCCTAG
- a CDS encoding GlxA family transcriptional regulator, which translates to MNLRRSTPQHVVVLAIPPVIGFDLTIPVQVLPSGRDSDGERLYQVSVVTPTDEPAMTTHGYAIAPSAPVEALRTAETVIIPGTRNPAIRQAGRLDGPTAAALALVPADARRMSICTGAFAMAAAGWLDGRTVTTHWQAADDLARLHPGVTVDPDALFIDDGDILSSAGLAAGIDLCLHVLRRDHGAAVANRAARYLVVPAWRDGGQSQFIEAPLPDVTRGGTAGVRAWLLERLDRPVSLAEMAAHGSMSVRTFTRRFRDETGQTPGEWLTRQRLSRAAELLEATDLTIDRVAEEAGLGSAASLRQHFKITYGLSPLAYRKAFAGEPVRN; encoded by the coding sequence ATGAACCTTCGGCGTTCGACCCCGCAGCACGTTGTGGTTCTGGCGATCCCACCGGTGATCGGTTTCGACCTGACGATCCCGGTTCAGGTGCTACCCAGCGGTCGGGACAGCGACGGTGAGCGGCTGTACCAGGTGTCGGTGGTGACCCCGACCGACGAACCCGCGATGACCACCCACGGGTACGCGATCGCCCCCAGTGCCCCGGTCGAGGCGCTGCGGACCGCGGAGACCGTGATCATCCCCGGGACGCGGAATCCCGCGATCCGCCAGGCGGGCCGACTGGACGGACCGACCGCGGCCGCCCTGGCCCTCGTCCCGGCTGATGCCCGCAGAATGTCCATCTGCACCGGCGCCTTCGCGATGGCAGCGGCCGGCTGGCTGGACGGGCGGACGGTCACGACTCATTGGCAAGCCGCCGACGACCTGGCTCGGCTGCATCCGGGCGTGACGGTCGACCCGGACGCCCTGTTCATCGACGACGGCGACATCCTCTCCTCGGCGGGGCTCGCTGCCGGCATCGACCTCTGCCTGCATGTGCTTCGTCGCGACCACGGCGCCGCTGTCGCCAACCGGGCGGCTCGGTATCTGGTTGTGCCGGCATGGCGGGACGGCGGCCAGTCCCAGTTCATCGAGGCGCCGCTGCCCGACGTCACCCGCGGCGGCACTGCCGGCGTCCGGGCCTGGCTGCTGGAACGACTCGACCGACCCGTCAGCCTGGCCGAGATGGCCGCCCACGGATCGATGAGCGTGCGCACCTTCACCCGACGGTTCCGGGACGAGACGGGACAGACCCCCGGCGAATGGCTGACCAGACAACGGCTCAGTCGGGCCGCCGAACTGTTGGAGGCGACCGATCTGACCATAGACCGGGTTGCCGAAGAGGCCGGGCTGGGCTCAGCCGCATCGCTGCGCCAGCATTTCAAGATCACCTACGGCCTGTCGCCGCTGGCCTATCGCAAGGCGTTCGCCGGCGAACCGGTCCGGAATTGA
- a CDS encoding UdgX family uracil-DNA binding protein (This protein belongs to the uracil DNA glycosylase superfamily, members of which act in excision repair of DNA. However, it belongs more specifically to UdgX branch, whose founding member was found to bind uracil in DNA (where it does not belong), without cleaving it, appears to promote DNA repair by a pathway involving RecA, rather than base excision.): MARYPGAVEFLPARHNLTALRAGIESCRGCDLYRDATQAVFGEGLKRSRLIMIGETPGDVEDRTGRPFTGPAGRLLDKALEVAGLERSELFLTNAVKHFRYETRGATGKRRIHKTPSQAQITACLPWLEAELDVVRPEGAVVMGSVAGHALFGSDFRVGDHRGRVSEPPDRQFWSVVTIHPSAALRADDRAAAFDGLVADLRLAAERLTG; the protein is encoded by the coding sequence ATGGCACGGTATCCGGGAGCAGTGGAGTTCCTGCCCGCGCGGCACAACCTCACAGCGTTGCGCGCCGGCATCGAGTCCTGCCGGGGCTGTGATCTGTATCGCGACGCGACCCAGGCGGTGTTCGGCGAAGGGCTGAAGCGGTCCCGGCTGATCATGATCGGCGAGACGCCGGGTGATGTCGAGGACCGCACCGGGCGGCCGTTCACCGGGCCGGCCGGACGGCTGCTGGACAAGGCACTGGAGGTCGCCGGCCTGGAGCGTTCCGAACTCTTCCTGACCAATGCCGTCAAGCACTTCCGGTACGAGACCCGCGGCGCCACCGGCAAGCGACGGATCCACAAGACGCCGAGCCAGGCGCAGATCACCGCCTGCCTGCCGTGGCTGGAAGCGGAGCTCGACGTCGTCCGCCCCGAGGGTGCTGTGGTGATGGGAAGCGTGGCCGGCCACGCCCTCTTCGGCTCGGACTTCCGGGTCGGTGATCATCGCGGCCGGGTCAGCGAACCGCCGGATCGGCAGTTCTGGTCGGTGGTCACCATCCATCCCTCCGCCGCCCTGCGTGCCGACGACCGGGCCGCCGCGTTCGACGGGCTGGTCGCCGATCTTCGGCTGGCAGCGGAACGGCTGACCGGCTGA
- a CDS encoding PPOX class F420-dependent oxidoreductase: MSFTESELGYLATQVLARLATVAPDGTVQNSPVGFFVNTDLGTIDIGGHNLARTKKFRNIATCPQVAVVIDDLASRSPWTVRGVEVRGTAEALADVDPPRPGFSRQLIRITPRRIISWGIDPEHPGHTARTV, from the coding sequence ATGAGTTTCACTGAGTCGGAACTGGGCTATTTGGCGACCCAGGTGTTGGCCCGTTTGGCCACCGTCGCACCGGACGGGACGGTGCAGAATTCCCCGGTCGGCTTCTTCGTCAACACCGACCTCGGCACCATCGACATCGGCGGTCACAACCTCGCCCGGACCAAGAAGTTCCGCAACATCGCCACCTGTCCGCAGGTCGCGGTGGTGATCGACGACCTCGCATCGCGGAGTCCCTGGACGGTGCGCGGTGTCGAGGTGCGGGGCACGGCGGAGGCGCTGGCGGATGTCGACCCGCCGCGGCCGGGATTCAGCCGACAACTCATCCGGATCACGCCCCGCCGGATCATCAGCTGGGGCATTGACCCGGAGCATCCGGGCCACACCGCTCGTACGGTGTAG
- a CDS encoding 1,4-dihydroxy-2-naphthoyl-CoA synthase, which produces MTDNPFRPDLWRSVEGFDFTDITYHRAVDAPVVRIAFDRPGVRNAFRPHTVDELYAALDHARTSSDVGCVLLTGNGPSPKDGGWAFCSGGDQRIRGRAGYQYAAGETEEDVDPAKLGRLHILEVQRLIRFMPKVVIALVGGWAAGGGHSLHVVCDLTLASAEHARFKQTDADVGSFDAGFGSAYLARQVGQKFAREIFFLGQTYDAEAAHRMGMVNKVVPHAELEEVGLEWGKIICGKSPTAQRMLKFAFNAIDDGLIGQQVFAGETTRLAYMTDEAVEGRNAFLEKRDPEWSNFPYYY; this is translated from the coding sequence GTGACTGACAATCCGTTCCGGCCGGATCTGTGGCGTTCGGTCGAGGGCTTCGACTTCACCGACATCACTTATCATCGGGCGGTCGACGCTCCGGTCGTCCGGATCGCCTTCGACCGGCCGGGGGTGCGCAACGCGTTCCGGCCGCACACCGTCGACGAGTTGTACGCGGCCCTCGACCATGCCCGGACGTCGTCCGACGTCGGCTGCGTCCTGTTGACCGGCAACGGACCGTCACCCAAGGACGGAGGCTGGGCGTTCTGCAGCGGCGGTGATCAACGGATCCGTGGTCGGGCCGGCTACCAGTACGCGGCCGGGGAGACCGAGGAGGACGTCGACCCGGCAAAGCTCGGCCGGCTGCACATCCTGGAAGTGCAACGCCTGATCAGATTCATGCCCAAGGTGGTCATCGCGCTGGTCGGCGGCTGGGCGGCCGGCGGTGGCCACAGCCTGCACGTGGTGTGTGATCTGACGTTGGCCAGTGCCGAGCACGCCCGATTCAAGCAGACCGATGCCGATGTCGGTTCCTTCGATGCCGGCTTCGGCTCGGCCTATCTGGCTCGCCAGGTGGGGCAGAAGTTCGCTCGGGAGATCTTCTTCCTCGGCCAGACCTACGACGCCGAGGCTGCCCACCGGATGGGCATGGTCAACAAGGTCGTTCCGCACGCCGAGCTGGAGGAGGTCGGTCTGGAGTGGGGGAAGATCATCTGTGGCAAGAGCCCGACCGCGCAACGGATGCTCAAATTCGCGTTCAATGCGATCGACGACGGACTGATCGGTCAGCAGGTCTTCGCCGGCGAAACGACCCGGCTGGCGTACATGACCGATGAAGCGGTCGAAGGCCGCAATGCCTTTCTGGAGAAGCGCGATCCGGAGTGGAGCAACTTCCCTTATTACTACTGA
- a CDS encoding VOC family protein, which translates to MSDVPAATPRGPYDWQLQVDARDAHTLADFWIQALGYELEDNTAFIEGLLQHGAAPEELTFRRPDGILSWKGFEAIRGAGRRILFHTVPEEKTVKNRWHVDINVGEARMHAEAERLVALGATQVREIAEPGGHWIAMLDPEGNEFDIQ; encoded by the coding sequence ATGTCCGATGTACCTGCAGCTACTCCCCGGGGGCCGTACGACTGGCAGCTCCAGGTTGACGCCCGGGACGCGCACACCCTCGCCGACTTCTGGATCCAGGCGCTCGGTTACGAGCTGGAGGACAACACGGCGTTCATCGAGGGTCTTCTGCAGCACGGTGCCGCCCCGGAGGAGCTGACCTTCCGGCGACCCGACGGCATACTTTCCTGGAAGGGCTTCGAAGCGATCCGCGGCGCTGGCCGACGGATCCTGTTCCACACCGTCCCCGAGGAGAAGACGGTCAAGAACCGCTGGCACGTCGACATCAACGTCGGCGAGGCCCGGATGCATGCCGAGGCCGAACGGCTGGTGGCCCTCGGCGCGACGCAGGTCCGCGAGATCGCGGAGCCGGGCGGCCACTGGATCGCCATGCTCGACCCGGAGGGCAATGAATTCGACATCCAATGA